ttaattatgttaccccCACACAAAAAAGAGGGTTTATCGTAAAATCTTTAATGTTGATGAAGTAATAGATGTTGATAGTATTGAAGATAAAGTTAATGATCCGGGGAAGCGAAAAACACATAGTGATGATGATGTTGGTTTCGGTTGGAAGAATCACGATGTTCACGGTGATTCCGATGATAGTAATGATTCTTTTAATGGCGATGATGATGAAAAAATTAATGATGAAAATTTTATTGGAAATATGAATGATGTAGTTCCTTGTGTTGGTATGATGTTTGATTCGTTGGATGAAGCGGAAAGTTTTTATCGAGGTTATGGTCGAAGTATAGGGTTCGAGGTAATTATTCGAAGTAGTCATAAGCATTCAAGAAATGGTGGTATATCGTCACGTTTGTATATATGTCGAAAGGGTGGAAGATTGGGCCCAAAACCCTTGGAAGTTGAAGATAGGGCTAAAGGGAAACGACCTCGAGATGTTATTCCTCGAACTTGTTTTCGTGCTCGTATGTGTGTTGCTCACAAAGTAAGCTCAAACAAATGGGAAGTAACCAAGGTCAACCTAGAGCACAATCATGCTATGGTTACATCGGATAAGGTAAATTTCATGCAAAGATCACGCAACATAGATCCGTTTACCCGATCTTTGATTGAGTTATTCAACAAATCGGGTATCGAGACCCCGAAAGTGATGAATTTACTTAGTGAGACGTGTGGTGGTATTGAAAAAATTGGTTTTTCCGCTCAAGACGTACGAAATGTAATACGTGACATTCGAAGACGGGTTTTTAATTCCGGTGATGCGGAGTGTGGATTGGTTTTGTTACGAGACTTGCAAAAACAAAGTGATGGCAATTTTTTCTACCGAGTGGATGTGGATGAGGAGAATCGGGTTAAGGGTTTGGTGTGGGTTGATCCTCGTTCGCTTAACGCGTACAAGAATTttggagatgtggtgactttcgACTCGACATATCGGACTAATAGGTATGACATGCCTTTTATTCCAATTACGGGAGTGAATCACCACTACCAAAATATTTTGTTTGGATTTGCACTTATAAGGGACGAGAAAGAGACTACTTATAGATGGGTTTTGAAGACTTGGTTGGAAGCGGTCGATAACAAGCCACCTATTACCATTATTACGGATCAAGACATCGCTTTAAGTAATGTCATTTTCGAGGTTATGCCTAACACCAACCATACATATTGTGCGTGGCATATTAGTAGCAAATTTCCCGAGAAACTATCTACTTTGTATACTCAATACTCGGAGTTCAAGACGGATTTTAATGCATGTATCTACAAGTCATTATCACCAACGGAATTTGAAGGTAGGTGGGAGGACTTGAAAGagaaatatgattttaaaaatcaCAATTGGCTAAATGATATGTATGCAATTAGACGGCAATGGGTTTTTGCTTTCACGAAACAACATTTTGCCGCCGGTATGACTACCACCTCAAGGAGCGAGTCTATGAATTCATTTTTTGATGAGTATGTGAAAGCGTCGACCGGGTtgaaagaattcattgagaattCACAAAAAGCTTTGGACTCACAATATTTACGGGAGGTTCAAGCCGATTTTGACACCGAGTACAAGGAAAGGAGACTATTCTCAAACTCGTCAATGGAGATACATGCCTCCAAGATATACACAAAAGAGATGTTTAAGCGATTTCAAAAAGAGCTTCAAAAAAGTCAATCTTTTGTTGTGAAAAGCATGAAAGGTTGTGGAGATTATCTTTCAAAGATGTATTTGGTAGAAAAGTCCACCTTGCCGGAGATTAATAGAAGGAAATTTTTCTTGAAGGTTTCCATCGACGGGAGTTATTCTTGTACAAGTAAAAAATTTGAACATTCCGGGATGATTTGTAGACACATGATCCGTTACCTTAACAAGAAACAAAAGACGATGATACCGCCAGATCTTGTAACAATGAGGTGGACAATAAACGGAAACAAAGTTGCGGGACCTCTACCGTGTACCCCTCGGATGCTTGGTAATGTTGTAGAATCTCAAACGGCaagatatagtggattgtgtaaAGCTTTCCAAGGTTTGTCCGTTGTTGGTAGTTGCTCCGTTCCGCGGTACAATTACTTGATGAGCGTGATCAAGAGAGAAAAGGAGTATGTGATTAAGTCTTTTCCgggagaaaagagagagaaaaaaataaatgaggactatgaaagtgatgaagaagaTGATCCGTTATTAGATCCCCCAAGGTCACAAACAAAAGGACGTCCAAATTTATGCAAAACCCAGATTACccccgcaatgaaacattgctgcatccgcaatgaaacattgcggcatCCGCAATGAAATATTGCGGCATCCGCAATGAAATATTGCGGGCCTAAACTGGGCTTTGCCGAATTTTGCATATTGGTCACTGCACTTGcaaatgatttattttttatataaaactttttctgttttacagaaaactttctgcccaattttggaaaaaaaaaatcttcaaaaataactttttttcaaaattttttttggagtcacttctttttttgggattattaataatggcaacaagtactaacattaacaacattgaaaatatttaattaaaattcattaatatttCAAAGTACATAATAACAAATTCGGCATGACCTCTTTGTTTTTAAGTTAAACTTTACCTGTAAAATAAAAAAACCGGCATGACctatttatttttaagtcaacCAAAAACTTGTAAAATTTCAAACCAAACCAaactaaacttaaaaatgaatggCTTTGACATGCCAACTACaaacaaaccaaaccaaactaaacttaaaaatgaatggccttgacatgccaactataaaaaaaacaaaccaaaccaaactaaacttaaaaatgaatggccttgacatgccaactataaacaaaccaaaccaaaccaaacttAAAAAAATGGCCTTGATATGCCAACTACAAACAAATCAACTAAAATAAATACATCTAACCAACCAAAATAAATACAACCAATCTAAATAAAATACAACCGGGCAAAATATGTACAACTAACTAAAGTAACTACAAGTCACTAATTAAATAACAAACTAGTGTCCCGCTTCTCTTTGTCGAATGCCCCACTCAGAAATGTGTCTAGCAACCCCTTTTGATAACTCGTGCGCCATCCGATAGCGAAAAGTCTGTACATCAACTTTAGGGTTCCACACAGCTGATGGCAAGGAGATCCCGTTGAGCATAGCGTCCATGTACTTGGATACATACACACCACAATCATTGCCACCATCTTGCTTGGGTCGAGCATCAAGACCATGAACCCGGGTATATTTCAATGGAAATCGAGATGGATGCAAATAATTGAGCATATATGGGATCAACTTTTTCTGCAAATAacgggaaatgaacctaacaagtcattatttaattattaatctatttaaaactactggtagggaattaaagaatgatatttcacgggaaatgaacctaacaagtcattatttaattattaatctatttaaaactactggtagggaattaaagaatgatatttcacgggaaatgaacctaacaagtcattatttaattattaatctatttaaaactactggtagggaataaaagaatgatatttcacgggaaatgaacctaacaagtcattatttaattattaatctatttaaaactactggtagggaattaaataatgatatttcacgggaaatgaacctaacaagtcattatttaattattaatctatttaaaactactggtagggaattaaagaatgatatttcatgggaaatgaacctaacaagtcattatttaattattaatctatttaaaactactggtagggaattaaagaatgatataGTTACCATAATGATATTtcacgggaaatgaacctaacaagtcattatttaattattaatctatttaaaactactcgtagggaattaaagaatgatataGTTACCATAATGATATTTCATgggaaatgaacctaacaagtcattatttaattattaatctatttaaaactactggtagggaattaaagaatgatataGTTACCATAATTTAATACTGGAAGGGGTGAGCGATGTTCCCTATTGTGTCTTTGTCGTCCCTAAGAGGATCAATGTTTAGCACTCTCATTTTGTTGAGATTAACAACAAACAAGAACCAATGAGAGCTATCACACGTGGGGAAAAATGCAAAGTCACAAAACTGAAGAGGCAAGCTACCCCCCTTGTTAGCATAATCTCTAAAGAACCTCTCCATTGACTTCTTGGAATCACCTTTTAGGGTACTCGGAGAAGCTTACAATTACAAGTCAAAAAATAGGTTAACATTTATACAGCATAATTGATATCTGTTTATAGAAAAGCAGGTTGGAGCATTTCTATTTGTTTAATAGAGTACCTTCAAGTTAGGACAAAACTCAAGTACCATCGCCATGAAAAAGCTAGGAGCAATGAAATACCGCCTGGGCTTGAAACTTTCAGTTCTGGGAATTTTTTCCCATTTTTCCCAG
The sequence above is drawn from the Apium graveolens cultivar Ventura chromosome 2, ASM990537v1, whole genome shotgun sequence genome and encodes:
- the LOC141691012 gene encoding protein FAR1-RELATED SEQUENCE 5-like translates to MVFYYDYDNNKVIIDGVAYDGPEGEEDMAIALRLVGLGVCTVPQCFIADIAMKHCGRAFNAHTYLKMSRVYRKIFNVDEVIDVDSIEDKVNDPGKRKTHSDDDVGFGWKNHDVHGDSDDSNDSFNGDDDEKINDENFIGNMNDVVPCVGMMFDSLDEAESFYRGYGRSIGFEVIIRSSHKHSRNGGISSRLYICRKGGRLGPKPLEVEDRAKGKRPRDVIPRTCFRARMCVAHKVSSNKWEVTKVNLEHNHAMVTSDKVNFMQRSRNIDPFTRSLIELFNKSGIETPKVMNLLSETCGGIEKIGFSAQDVRNVIRDIRRRVFNSGDAECGLVLLRDLQKQSDGNFFYRVDVDEENRVKGLVWVDPRSLNAYKNFGDVVTFDSTYRTNRYDMPFIPITGVNHHYQNILFGFALIRDEKETTYRWVLKTWLEAVDNKPPITIITDQDIALSNVIFEVMPNTNHTYCAWHISSKFPEKLSTLYTQYSEFKTDFNACIYKSLSPTEFEGRWEDLKEKYDFKNHNWLNDMYAIRRQWVFAFTKQHFAAGMTTTSRSESMNSFFDEYVKASTGLKEFIENSQKALDSQYLREVQADFDTEYKERRLFSNSSMEIHASKIYTKEMFKRFQKELQKSQSFVVKSMKGCGDYLSKMYLVEKSTLPEINRRKFFLKVSIDGSYSCTSKKFEHSGMICRHMIRYLNKKQKTMIPPDLVTMRWTINGNKVAGPLPCTPRMLGNVVESQTARYSGLCKAFQGLSVVGSCSVPRYNYLMSVIKREKEYITPAMKHCCIRNETLRHPQ